In Oncorhynchus tshawytscha isolate Ot180627B linkage group LG24, Otsh_v2.0, whole genome shotgun sequence, the genomic window AGGACCAAAACCAAAAACATGCATTAGTTAGCTTCTGATTGTTTTAGTGTGAAGACATGATTTTGCTGACTTCAATACTATTCACTGTTTGTTGCCGTAGCACTCAATAACATGAGCCTTGTACTTGGGCAAAGGCTCCATTGACACAAACCATGATTAAAAAAGGCAATATTTAGTGTCTGTCTGATAAGTGTAGTATAATCTACAAGATTAGTGAACCATGAGGGGAGGGGATCTGACCACCTCCATTTTCAGATTATAGGCAGAGTCCTGAAGTGTTTTCCCTTGACAAATCCTGTAaaaaaatccccccccccctcccccccaaaaggCTCAAGAGATATAAAGAAAACAATTCAATCCGATTGTGTACAAATTTCAGTTCAACTATCTGAGGCAGACTCTTCTAAGGGAAGAGTGAGGTGATTAGGAACTGTTGGAGGGAGAGTGAACAGCCCCTTCGTCATtctgcccctcctctccctccacgaGAGGTTCTCTGTCTGAAGGTCCGCTGGGGGGCGGGGAGCCAGATCTCTTGGTCGTCTTATTCAGAATCCCACCCTGAGGATACAAGACAATAGAAGATTTACTGATGTAACAACAGAATGTAACAAATGTAGAAAATGATACAACTTCATTGTTACATTGACTAAAGGATCTCCTCAGaggtgacacagacacacaaacagttgATGTTGCTCTAGGTATCTAATAAAACAAGCCATTTGACATGAAAGCAAACCATTTCAGCTCAATGAGCTGATTTCAAGTGCTAGAATTACTTCGGACAATCGGAACACATTATTTTAGACGGGCGAGTTTCATTATAGAGCGGACACGTGTCGTGGCAGTGAAACAGGAaatggaggagggagacagaaagaaagtgAGCCTGGTCTGACCTGGCGGTGGTCCACGATGTTGAGCACCACAGAGGTGACGATGCAGGCGATGGTGTTGGCCAACATGAAGATCATCATCTGCTGCCAGCGCCACAGTGGGATCTTAGCGTCACTACCCGCACAGGAGACGCGCACAGTTTACATACAGACATGCCATAACACTACGCCGAGGGAAAAAAAAGAATACGTCAATTTGTTAACACCACATCATCATTGTGCTGCAGTGAGCTCTACCTTGACTTGGTTCCCAAGATCTGGCCAACGACAAGGTTGGATATGCCAATTCCTACCATCTGTACTGAGGTGGCAAGGCCCATAGCTGTCCCCAGAGTTGCCTGAGGGACCACCAGGGGAATAGAGGGCCACATGCTTGCCTGAAaaacaacacacatacatgtaagaAAGAGCACGTGTGTCATTGCAAGTGTATTTGTAATGTGCTTCAATGAAAATGCACAGTGAAGTACAAGACGATCCCTTTCCTACACTTCAAATGGGGACTGCCGATAGACCAATTGAGTCACCTACTGTACGTGAATCCTCTCCAACCCGGATACAATATGCAACTTAACAGCAAATGTGCATCCGAAAGAGCAGTTTTATACACTACCAAACACAACAGGGGGAAgatcaattgcatactcctcccgccccctctcctcgtctccttcccAAATCCCATTgaatgagaaagccagaggtcccccccccctgaccttctcctccaatgggttttgagacggagacgaggagagaggacgcgaggagTATGCAACTGAGATCTTCCCAGGGTGTTTATCCTAAATCAGAAGGATACTAGCTGAAGTGTACAAAAATAGGTGGAATGTGCAATGGATTACAGAGCTACTTGAGAGCAGGCTTAGTATAGTCAAAGTATAGGGCTCACACAATGtagacatttacattttagtcatttagcagacactcttatccagagagacttacagtagtgagtttaAACATTTTCATGCCGGTccccctgtgggaatcgaacccacaatcctgCCGTCGCAAGCGCCATACTCAGCCAACAGCCACACCGGACAGTACATTACAATATTCAATTTAACTCTTTGATAGGGCTACTCACAGCGGCGAAGGAGTAGGTGACCCCCAGCCAGATGGTGGATACCAGAGGGGGGACAAAAGTGAAGGCCAGGAGGCCAAAGACAGGCAGCGTGAGGACAGCACAAGACACGGCAAAGACCCCACGCAAACCCACGTTGTCCtgcaacacaaaacacacaagtgTCAACAATTGCAACAACAGAGACATAGGCACACCAATGAGAGAGTcagatatatacagtacatcagaTCTGGTGGTCAAAGGCCCGTTTTTCCTGGCCACTGTGCTGCTTCTAACTTCTGCTCTCTGTTTGGGGTCTAAGCCAATTACTGAAAAGCACTTTGTCACAATTTAGAATTTGACAGTTGTTGTGACTACCTCAGATACCAGAAAGCAGGATTTATGAATGAGGTTCTCACTGGTTCAGGTAAGGTTGCCATAACACAGCTGTTGTACGCAGCATAAGGTACAGTAACGGTGGCTTACGATGAGAATCCCGACAGTGGCAGAGAGGACAAGGGAGCTGTCATATACGGCACCAGCGATGTAGGCTGCCTCTTTCTGGCTGTAGTCACTGTACTTGTCTTGTATGAACTTACTGGAAAGGGAGACAAGAGGACTCACATACTGTTTAAATATTCAACTG contains:
- the mfsd1l gene encoding major facilitator superfamily domain-containing protein 1 isoform X2 produces the protein MTPQEYNLLYAIYAWTNAVVVIMAGFLIDKLGNRFGVFLFSFLCVLGSAIFALGSHFKGTAYLLPLMLTGRLLFGSGNGSLTIVQNRITAFWFRGKELALAFGLTLAFSRLGSVLNFFLTQRFQAQYGMQWTLWGGAFLCVLGFMSAITVSALDKVGMKQLGLDGAIQEESRKVRFQDVKLLSLRYWLLVLTIMFFYNGIFPFIADASKFIQDKYSDYSQKEAAYIAGAVYDSSLVLSATVGILIDNVGLRGVFAVSCAVLTLPVFGLLAFTFVPPLVSTIWLGVTYSFAAASMWPSIPLVVPQATLGTAMGLATSVQMVGIGISNLVVGQILGTKSSDAKIPLWRWQQMMIFMLANTIACIVTSVVLNIVDHRQGGILNKTTKRSGSPPPSGPSDREPLVEGEEGQNDEGAVHSPSNSS